The following are from one region of the Sorghum bicolor cultivar BTx623 chromosome 2, Sorghum_bicolor_NCBIv3, whole genome shotgun sequence genome:
- the LOC8080702 gene encoding peroxidase 7 has translation MRTPRAVSSFLSLSGLLLLAVSVAAGSKGYGGDGAAAGSNGSGGQEGSYKVPAYQKPVAGLDERYYEKSCPQMEEIVGRAVMKAVKADETLAASIIRLFFHDFAVGGVDGSILLDVPGHSEKYAQASRTLRGFELIEEIKKELEAKCHATVSCADILTAAARDAVASPAVRGPYWTLNYGRKDRKGYFSANTADRDVPMGGQSVTQLISFFEKNGLNIQDLVALSGAHTIGRATCGAVRPGLCKRRKEGGALLLLDRQYGDFLQRKCRAGGDGEYVELDGETPTAFDNQYYKNLVHGKGLLDTDQKLLADSRTGGFVRSYANQRSQAFVGQFAQSMRRLGEAQVLTGNEGEVRRKCSAVNY, from the exons ATGAGGACGCCGCGGGCTGTCTCCTCGTTCTTGTCCCTTTccgggctcctcctcctcgccgtctCGGTGGCCGCGGGCTCCAAAGGTTACGgcggcgatggcgctgcggccGGTTCGAATGGCAGCGGCGGCCAGGAAGGCAGCTACAAGGTGCCGGCGTACCAGAAGCCCGTGGCCGGCCTCGACGAGAGGTACTACGAGAAGTCGTGCCCGCAAATGGAGGAAATCGTCGGGAGGGCCGTGATGAAGGCTGTGAAAGCCGACGAGACCCTCGCCGCCAGCATCATCCGCCTCTTCTTCCACGACTTCGCCGTCGGG GGCGTGGACGGGTCGATCCTGTTAGACGTGCCGGGGCACAGCGAGAAGTACGCGCAGGCGAGCAGGACGCTGCGCGGGTTCGAGCTGATCGAGGAGATCAAGAAGGAGCTGGAGGCCAAGTGCCACGCCACCGTCTCCTGCGCCGACATCCTCACCGCGGCCGCCCGCGACGCCGTCGCCTCGCCGGCGGTCAGGGGCCCCTACTGGACGCTCAACTACGGGCGCAAGGACCGGAAGGGCTACTTCAGCGCCAACACGGCCGACCGCGACGTCCCCATGGGCGGCCAGAGCGTCACCCAGCTCATCTCCTTCTTCGAGAAGAACGGGCTCAACATCCAAGACCTCGTCGCCCTCTCCG GAGCTCACACGATCGGGCGCGCGACGTGCGGCGCGGTGAGGCCGGGGCTGTGCAAGCGCCGGAAGGAAGGAggcgcgctgctgctgctggaccGGCAGTACGGCGACTTCCTGCAGCGCAAGTGCCGCGCGGGCGGCGACGGGGAGTACGTGGAGCTGGACGGCGAGACGCCCACGGCGTTCGACAACCAGTACTACAAGAACCTGGTGCACGGGAAGGGGCTGCTGGACACGGACCAGAAGCTGCTGGCGGACTCCCGGACGGGCGGCTTCGTCAGGTCCTACGCCAACCAGAGGTCCCAGGCCTTCGTCGGCCAGTTCGCCCAATCCATGCGACGCCTCGGCGAGGCTCAGGTGCTCACCGGGAACGAGGGCGAGGTCCGCCGCAAGTGCTCCGCCGTCAACTACTAA
- the LOC8080703 gene encoding protein trichome birefringence-like 13 gives MPPPTRSPTTGPRRRALVLTLLLLPLLLLLLHLTSSRSRRPLLPAPRKPSSRSQACDYSAGEWVRDPVAGSSLRYDHTCKEIFKGWNCIANGKTNARDLLGWRWAPAGPGCELPRLDPRRFLERHRHTSIGFVGDSLNRNMFASLVCMLRGVSGEVRKWRPAGADRGFTFLSYNLTVAYHRTNLLVRYGRWSANPNGGTLESLGYKQGYRVDVDIPDQTWVEACSFHDVLIFNTGHWWWAPSKFDPIRSPMLFFEKGKPIVPPLLPPAGLDLVLQNMITYVNKAMRPNTVKFFRTQSPRHFEGGDWNEGGSCQRNLPLSSEEVEDFFSLDNNSTNVETRLVNQHLVKALEQSSFRVLDITRMSEFRADAHPSTTGGKKHDDCMHWCLPGPTDTWNDLLALSLEAVES, from the exons ATGCCACCGCCGACGAGGAGCCCGACCACGGGGCCTCGGCGGCGCGCCCTCGTGCTCACTCTCCTCCTGCTTCCCCttctgctgctcctcctccacctcaCCTCCTCGCGCTCGCGTCGGCCCCTCCTCCCCGCGCCCCGCAAGCCCTCCTCCCGGTCCCAGGCCTGCGACTACTCCGCCGGCGAGTGGGTGCGCGACCCCGTCGCGGGCTCCTCGCTCCGCTACGACCACACCTGCAAGGAGATCTTCAAGGGCTGGAACTGCATCGCCAATGGCAAGACCAACGCCCGCGACCTGCTAGGCTGGCGGTGGGCGCCCGCTGGGCCCGGATGCGAGCTCCCTCGCCTCGACCCGCGCCGGTTCCTGGAGCGCCACAGGCACACCAGTATCG GATTTGTGGGTGATTCGTTGAACCGCAACATGTTTGCCTCATTAGTCTGCATGCTGAGGGGAGTCAGTGGTGAGGTTCGCAAATGGCGTCCTGCAGGGGCAGACCGTGGATTCACCTTCCTGAGCTATAACCTCACCGTGGCATACCACAGGACAAATCTCTTGGTACGCTATGGTAG ATGGTCAGCAAATCCAAATGGAGGCACTCTAGAATCTCTTGGATATAAGCAAGGTTACAGAGTTGATGTGGATATTCCTGATCAAACATGGGTAGAGGCATGTAGCTTCCATGATGTTCTTATTTTCAACACTGGGCATTG GTGGTGGGCACCCTCGAAATTTGATCCAATACGGTCACCAATGCTTTTCTTTGAGAAGGGGAAGCCGATTGTTCCTCCTTTACTGCCACCTGCTGGACTGGATTTGGTTCTACAAAACATG ATAACGTATGTGAACAAAGCAATGAGACCAAACACAGTGAAATTCTTCCGCACTCAATCTCCTAGACATTTTGAAGGTGGTGACTGGAATGAAGGTGGATCTTGCCAACGCAACCTGCCCTTATCGTCAGAAGAG GTGGAAGATTTTTTCTCTTTGGACAATAACAGCACCAATGTAGAAACACGCTTGGTAAACCAACACTTGGTGAAGGCTCTTGAACAGTCAAGTTTCAGAGTTCTGGACATCACTCGCATGAGTGAATTCAGAGCTGATGCTCACCCTTCAACAACTGGCGGGAAAAAACACGATGATTGCATGCATTGGTGTTTGCCAGGACCAACGGACACATGGAACGATTTGCTAGCTTTGAGCCTTGAAGCAGTTGAGAGCTAG